A portion of the Chondrinema litorale genome contains these proteins:
- a CDS encoding helix-turn-helix domain-containing protein, whose amino-acid sequence MEDYNKIIESLNTRFNGTRYVDVIQSVKISNFYEFQNSLILLRNGKGFYGPEQEELSVGDILFLPGSKGTDLKLGLSDGVSLNNEEFFNKREQFLRARSLHQINKSDEPVATLLTVSFDVKAFDSVNFFNSLDIPPFVIKGASALSTLMSKINNEAQHEYPGKTRIINLYTDELVIEVFRYILNNNLFVEKLATNSNYFKDPRLIDIFNYIKENLAGDLSNKVLANVANVSEDYVGQYFKMLTGINPQDYIEYQRMEKAVSLLRTSKRSIRTIGSDVGYKDTAYFCRRFKMMFGIPAGKMRRRESLMDV is encoded by the coding sequence ATGGAAGATTACAATAAAATTATAGAATCATTAAATACTCGCTTTAATGGCACAAGGTATGTTGATGTCATACAATCTGTTAAAATTTCAAATTTCTATGAATTTCAGAACTCTCTGATATTACTCAGAAATGGCAAAGGTTTTTACGGGCCAGAGCAAGAAGAACTTTCAGTAGGAGATATTTTATTTCTACCGGGTAGTAAAGGAACCGATTTAAAGTTAGGCCTTTCTGATGGTGTATCTCTTAATAACGAGGAGTTTTTTAACAAGAGAGAGCAGTTTTTAAGAGCAAGATCGCTTCATCAAATAAACAAAAGTGATGAACCTGTAGCTACATTATTAACAGTATCTTTTGATGTAAAAGCATTCGATTCTGTCAATTTCTTTAATTCTCTGGATATTCCTCCATTTGTAATTAAAGGGGCTTCAGCGTTAAGTACGCTTATGTCTAAGATCAATAACGAGGCGCAGCACGAGTATCCCGGTAAGACGAGAATTATCAATTTATATACAGATGAGTTGGTAATTGAGGTTTTCAGATACATCTTAAACAACAATCTCTTTGTAGAAAAATTAGCTACCAACAGTAATTACTTTAAAGATCCAAGGCTTATAGATATATTCAATTACATAAAAGAAAATCTTGCAGGAGATTTATCAAATAAAGTTTTAGCAAATGTTGCAAACGTATCAGAAGATTATGTGGGGCAATATTTTAAAATGCTTACAGGAATCAATCCGCAAGATTATATTGAATATCAAAGAATGGAAAAAGCAGTTTCATTATTGAGAACTTCTAAGAGAAGTATTAGAACTATTGGCAGCGATGTAGGCTATAAAGACACTGCTTATTTCTGTAGAAGAT